The Littorina saxatilis isolate snail1 linkage group LG1, US_GU_Lsax_2.0, whole genome shotgun sequence nucleotide sequence tctctctctctcgctctctctctctctctctctctctctctctctctctctctctctctctctctctctctctctctctctctctctctctctctctctctctctctctctctctaccaaataatttccttctttgagccatgtgacgttaGAGTCCGAAAAAATAATAATTCATATTTAGGCGGATAACCGAGGCTACTACAAAAAATTGCATGTTTTTGTACATTCaatcttaaacaaataaaaGGAGTTCTAACTATTCTAACTGTACTAAATTTGTAAATGTTATCGAAATATAACATTTTACCCATATGTTGACAGTcgttgttcacctcgaccgctatagCGCACTCTCGGAAGAACACGACTGTATCAatatgtgtaaaatgtcatattttggtcaaaaatacaaataacgtatttTAGTATTTGCTAGGTAATGTAAATCGACCTTCTTTGCTGCTAAGAAGTAGTTAAATATCTGTTCTTCACAGTCTGAAACACGGATAATCGAAGGGGAAGTACCCCTGCGAGCACACAGACACTTGCCCAAGGGAGAGTACTTAATCACATGTCCTCTgacgcagacgacaaatttCTGTTTGTGACGAGTTGGTTCGATATAAAAACAGCGGGTTTTACATTGCGGAACATCTAGTCGCAGGTATTGTCTGCCTCCGTGTGTCACGCTGTCTGCGACTCACGGGAACAGAGAACGAAGTTGCAGACGACAATCAGATTCGACTGAGATATCAGTGATCAGTGCTTGTTTTCACTTCGCTCTAGCCTTGCGAGGTGGGCATGCGTGCtgcctgcgtgtgtgcgtgaaaCTTTTTTTCTACTCTGTGAGACTTTGCTTGGAAACAGTCATCTGCTTACTCGTGTCACAGGTTTCTTTGAATATTTCATTGCCAGAGATCATCAATGAGTGTGCGACGTTGGTGATAACTTGTGGTTGATACTCGAGCTTGCGGTTGAAGTTTGTTTCTAACAGTGACGACTATCGATCGTTTTGGATGATTTCCACAGTAACAAATATGCAACAATCTGACAATTTATTGACGAACCTGTACAGGCTGAGGCTTTGATTCTGACAAAATGAGCGTTTCGAAAGAACTTGTTAAATCTTTGTGGCATACATTCCAAATACAAACAGCACCCGAACAGGGCGACAGGTTTGTTttcgatttttttctttttggtatTATTAGTATTAATCTATATTTTGTTATTTTCCTCCGAAGTTCTTTTGATGGTCATTTTCCGCTCATACCATGATACTTATCATCGTCATCACCATCATGGTTCATCGTCATAATTGGCACACAAAAAGTTAACACCAATTTCTCGACGGAccttttgttttccttctcggTCGATGACTGATTGTAGAATAGCAACAGGTGCTTACATGTTTACTCTCGTTAATCAAAACCAATCGTATCTTATATCCTCATCATCTCTGTTTTCCATccactctctcagtctctgcctggctgtctgtctgcttctctctcgctctctctctctgtatcttatctgattgaagttttattttttatgtccgtctgtctttatgtgttgtataaaggacaggttggaagaataggctttgcctaaaacctttatccttttgtaataaagttctgagtctgagtctctctctcgctctctctctctctctctctctctctctctctctctctctctctctctctctctctctctctctctctctctctctctctctctctctctctctctaatttacGGTCacgtgtttttatatttagtcaagttttgactaaatattttaacatcgagggggaatcgaaacgagggtcgtggtgtatgtgcgtgtgtgcgtgtgtgtgtgtgtgtgtgtgtgtgtgtgtgtgtgtgtagagcgattcagactaaactactggaccgatctttatgaaatttgacatgagagttcctgggtatgaaatccctgaacgtttttttcatttttttgataaatgtctttgatgacgtcatatccggcttttcgtgaaagttgaggcagcactgtcaccccctcatttttcaaccaaattggttcaaattttggtcaagtaatcttcgacgaagcccggacttcggtattgcatttcagcgtggtggcttaaaaattaatcaatgactttggtcattaaaaatcggaaaattgtaaaaaaaaataaaaatttataaaacgatccaaatttacgttcatcttattctccatcatttgctgattccaaaaacatataaatatgttatattcggattaaaaacaagctctgaaaattaaatatataaaaattattatcaaaattaaattgtccaaatcaatttaaaaacactttcatcttattccttgtcggttcctgattccacaaacatatagatacacgctcagaaagttaaaacaaagagaggtacagaaaagcgtgctatccttcttagcgcaactactaccccgctcttcttgtcaatttcactgcctttgccatgagcggtggcctgacgatgctacgagtaaaatggcattgcgttcagtttcattctgtgagttcgacagctacttgactaaatattgtattttcgccttacgcgacttgtttgtttttctacctctttttcttttcttcttcaccTTCTTCCTTTTGGATTTGTTTGGTTTCGATTTTTTGTCAGTGTCCGATTGCTGTTCTCCACTCTATATAAATAAATGTGCATAACTTGTTGATGGTACATTAACTTTAGCTTTAAGAGTCATTAATGTTTGTTTACCAGTAAGCTGAATTtaactcttttttctctctgttaagcCTTCTAGTAATGTCGCTTTTAATTGCTTGATTTTCGTTGTTTTTTCCCCCGCGTAGGATCATTCAAAATGTATttatgttgttgatttttttgtttgatttttttgcggTTTTACTGGTTTGCGGTTTACGGACagcctttcacacacacaaagacacacacacacacacacagacacagacacagacacacacacacacacacgcacacacgcacacgcacacgcacacacggccGCGCGCGTTGAATGTAATGTCTGTGCGAAAAGTACCTTTACTCGACTTTTTCAAATATACTTATTTTCCCAGGGTCGTTTTACCGTCAACCGTGAATACCTGAATGCCCGTTCGAGcacgaagagaaagagaaaaatattGGTGTCTTCAACTCGTCATAGAGCTAGAACCCTTTGAGCTAAATAGTATACAGTATAAAGCTGATGATAGACCGCAGTCGCATTacttgcacacacagacacacatcctcacacacccacacccacacacacacactaacactaacacacacacacacacacacacacacacacacacacacacacacacacacacacacacacacacacacacacacacacacactcgttttTCAAATTAGAATCTAAGTTTTGAGAACTTGTTAATTAACGCGTCCATGAGGTAGAAATAAATAATATGCATAACGttcaccgacacacacacacacacacacacacacacacacacgcacacacacacacacacacacacacacacacacacacacacacaaagacacacacacacacacacacacaacgtaatGACTGTGGGAATGGTACATTTTTACTCTTTTTCGAGGTTACTTATTTTCCCAGGATCGTTTTTCAACCATAGCTGTGGAAATTCATTTGTGAAACGTCAAGCGTGAATAACAAGTGGCGCCAGGGGTATGTTGTGAAAGCTGTTTTCGTAAGAATAAGGAAAATGTACGTATTAAGCTTAAAGGCCCTacccgcctcgtgaaaacagttagccgcactgtctcagatcttgccaggctaagatgggataagaccatccctccacttggtcatatacgCGAATCAGCACCCTGAACATGTCTGTTTGTTATGTtgagttgttttctttttataatGAATTAGTTTTTGAAAAAGGCACATATGTCGTCTCGCGTGGTGGTCATTGTATAATTATGCTCTGCATGGTGACTGCTTACACAGATCGTAGCGTTATTCTGTGTGTGGCAGTTAGTTTTTTTCGAACAGGGCCTTAGACCTGGTGCTCGTTGTTTCATTGACTTACTGATCATCTATGTTCATCCATGCACAGCGAACAAGTCGAGACACAACCTGTCATGTCGTGTGTGCTTACAAAGCTGTGTTTCTTTGCGGCCAGTCACCGTAAATAATGTTTCTGTTTTGACACAATTTATTCGGCACCAACTCTTAGGAGAGCCAGTTAGTGCGTCTGCCATGTCTTACATGTCAGTAATTTTACTTGTTTATACTCAGCTCTGTTTATTTCATTGTTGATGTTTTGATTCCTACCAGTACAACAGCAAAATattgataaaacaaaaaatagttCTGTCTATTTTAGTGCTACCAGTCAATTTCTTGCTCGGAATAAAGTTGCTGTGATTTCTAAATGTCTGTCTTCACTTGTATTGGACTGTATTATAtttaatttcttttcttttgccaTGTGCTGTTATTATTACATCACACAGCCAAGGTGTTCCAGAACCTGACAGACGTAGAGAAGACTCAGGCCACGGTGTGTTGAGTTGTAGTTTGCGCTGCATTGCCACGTATTGTAATTGTATTGCATGTTATTTCCGAAACTATGGTGTGCCACAACCTGACCGTTCAGGAGAACACGACCCTAGGCGGGGTGAAATCACAGGCCTTGCCGTATTGACAGTTTCGTATTGTGTTGTATGTTGCACTACGTACATTGCCCAGTGTTGTAAATGTATTGCATGGTGTGCCAGAACCTGACAGAACAGGAGGACACGACACTGGAGGAAGAGAAGGCCCAGGCTTGATATTGTGTTGTATTTTATGCATTATGTTGTGTGCATTGCATTGCCGTATATTGTAATGTATCGTATGCTCTTGTATTGTAAATGTATCGCACAGTATTTTCAGAGGCATGGTGTGCCAGAACCTGACAGACCAGGAGATCACGACACTAGGCGAAGAGAAGGCCCAGGCTTAATATAATATTGTGTTGTATTTTATGCATTATGTTGTGTGCATTGCATTGCCGTTTATTGTAATGTATCGTATTCTCTTGTAGTGTTACCGTATTGTTACCGTACTCTGCTGTATTTCCAGAGCCATGGTGTGCCAGAACCTGACGGAACATGAGAACACGACGCTGGGCGGGGAGGAAGCCCAGGCCATGTTCGAAGAGGTCAGCTACGTCATCTACGGCTTCCTCCTGCCCGCGGTCTGCGCCTTTGGCATCGTGGGCAACCTCCTCAACCTGACCATCCTGACCAGAAGGAAGCTGCAGAAGTCCTTCAAGACCCTCGAGCAGGCAGCCAACCTGTGTTTGATCTCGCTCGCCGTGTCCGATCTCATGTTCTGCGTCTTCGCCTTCCCCACCATGTTCCTGCCTAAGGATGACATGTACGCCAGTAAAGGTGGGTGTTTGAGAGAGAtaagatacacacacaaaagtggTTACAGGGAGAGAGACGAGATGGTATTTGTATAGCGTTGGAgcggaggcagagagagagagagagagagagagagagagagagagagagagagagagagagagagagagacgataagataagatgagagagagagagagagagataagataagataagataagatgtgATGCAAtataataagatgaaatagtaaTATGAAACCGTGTAATACCCGTTTTCTGTCTCGTGTTCTAACCGTGTGTtgtattaaaggtactgaacttgtcaaatccaggtgcacggagcccctggggcttttagtcatacctcaggcagctatccgttagaagaactaccaagtttcattgacttgcacccaaagagtcaagaactgcgatttttttacgaattaatttcgtactcggacccggctggtcttgacctatttttggatctaaatttagatcaggtagatcaccacatcatgcacaaaaagacacgtcactagcaaactatgtcagacgtcatcatgagtttgtgtaaaacaaaatggaggccggaatcactcagttgaatcgaactccgaccaaacaccaacgtaataactaggttaatttatgcactcgcgtgaacaagaaactgtcgagcttcacagatgtcgtcgttgggtagttttgggtttgttttactaccataggaggatttttgaactgtaaatgcactcagctgcaacaaaaacgcaaaacgaaggctgtgagctgcactgtgcctttaacgtacAGGTATCCTATTTGAGTGTGCTACCTGTGTGCGTTGTACTCGCTGAAATCGTGCTCTGACCGTGTGTTCTATTACCGTACAGGTATCCTACTGCTGTACCGGGTCTACTCCACGGCCATCATCAACGTGTTCATCATGATCTCTACCTGGCTGACGGTAGCCATGTCCCTGGAGCGATACCTGGCCATCTGCCACCCGCTCAGGCAGGACCTCTACCTCACCACCCGCCGCATCAAAATCGTCATCGTCCTCACCTACATTCTCTCCTTCATCTTCAACATTCCTGTCCTGTGGCGATACGAGGTGCAGGAGATCTGCCCTAGAGCCCTGGCCGAGGCTGCTAAAGCCGAGCTGGCCAGGATCCGTAGCAGTGGCGTTGGTGTCAGTTCTGCCAACGGACACGTCGTCACGGAGTTTGTGCAAGCTTTGAACTCCACAGTACAAGCTGCTGTTGGTGGTAGTGGACGGGTGGTGATGAGTAACTCTTCTTCGAGGACCCTGAGCTCGCTGTTGTTGGGCGATGCCGGGGTGTTGACGAACGTGACGACCACAGCAACAGACGCGGTGACGTTGTTAGAACAGACGACGGAGCGCGTCGGGTTCGATTCGGACCTGGTGGCCTTCCGTCCCAACCAGGTGTTTCTGTGGCAGTCGTCGCAGCTGGACACGGTGTACCGGATCCTGTGGGCGGTGGTGAACAACGTCATCCCCCTGCTCCTCCTCATCTACTTCAACGTGTGCCTGTGCCGCAAGATCTACCGCTCATACAAGATGCGGCAGAAGTTCAAGCAGGAGCACCACTCGGGCCACGAGAACTCCTCGCACGTGCTGACCGTGACCTTGGTGGTCATCGTGCTCATGTTTTTCATCCTGGTGGCGCCCTCCGAGATCGTGATCCACGCGGCCATCATCACCAGCACGCAGAACAGCTACACCTACATGAGCGTGGAGGCCGTGATGAACTTCATGCAGAGCATCAACTTCTCCGTCAACTTCATCCTCTACTGCATCATCTCCCCCTACTTCCGCAAGACGCTCAAGTACATCTTCTGCTGCGGATGCTACAACATTTACCAGGTGTCCAAGCAGTGGAAGAAGGAGTTCGAGACGTCACTCATGTGACGTCGCGTGAGTGACGTGGACGACCTGGGACGCAACAGCTCCGCCTCCGAGTGCGAGTTGCGGTCCATGAAGCGATGGCGGCGACGCAACCTTGACACTCGTGTCACAGCGTGCGGCGGGCGTCCCGGGTTTGAGACGTCACTCGTTTGATGATTTTGTACAGAGTTTGGCCGATGTGTCATTCGTTTGATCTTTGTGTACAGAGTAGGCCGATGTGTCACTCTTAGAAGTCAGTGCTCTAAAATGCACACATGTGCAATAGCGTAAGGGAGATTTATTTTGGTACCAAtcccctggcacctgagagaatactaaacattgacatgaacaagcaac carries:
- the LOC138974413 gene encoding FMRFamide receptor-like; this translates as MVCHNLTVQENTTLGGVKSQALPAMVCQNLTEHENTTLGGEEAQAMFEEVSYVIYGFLLPAVCAFGIVGNLLNLTILTRRKLQKSFKTLEQAANLCLISLAVSDLMFCVFAFPTMFLPKDDMYASKGILLLYRVYSTAIINVFIMISTWLTVAMSLERYLAICHPLRQDLYLTTRRIKIVIVLTYILSFIFNIPVLWRYEVQEICPRALAEAAKAELARIRSSGVGVSSANGHVVTEFVQALNSTVQAAVGGSGRVVMSNSSSRTLSSLLLGDAGVLTNVTTTATDAVTLLEQTTERVGFDSDLVAFRPNQVFLWQSSQLDTVYRILWAVVNNVIPLLLLIYFNVCLCRKIYRSYKMRQKFKQEHHSGHENSSHVLTVTLVVIVLMFFILVAPSEIVIHAAIITSTQNSYTYMSVEAVMNFMQSINFSVNFILYCIISPYFRKTLKYIFCCGCYNIYQVSKQWKKEFETSLM